From Alloacidobacterium dinghuense:
TGCCACGGGCACCGGTCGATGGTTCCCAAGCAAGCAGAATTCATCGAGGGTGACATTGCTGACCGTTCTAAGTTGGACCAACTGTTTTCTTCCCGGACATTTGATGGAGTGATGCATTTTGCGGCGCTCATCGAGGCGGGAGAAAGCATGCGGCGGCCCGAGCTGTACTTCCGCAGCAACTCCGCTGGAACGCTCACACTGCTGGAATCGATGCTGGCGAACGGCGTCAGACGGCTGGTCTTCTCTTCAACGGCTGCTGTGTATGGCGAACCGGAGTCTACGCCGATCCGCGAAGATGCTCCGTTGCGGCCCACGAATGCCTACGGCGAGTCCAAGCTGCTGGTCGAGCAGATGCTCACCTGGATCAACCGCATTCATGGATTTCGCTATGCGAGCCTGCGGTATTTCAATGTTGCGGGCGCAATCGAAGGCCGGGGTGAAGCGCACGAACCGGAATCGCATCTGATTCCGCTGATCCTGGACGTTGCTCTGGGCAAGCGGAAGAATATCAAGGTGTTTGGCAGGGACTATCCGACGCCTGATGGAACCTGCATCCGCGATTACATTCATGTGCAGGATTTGGCAGAGGCTCATCTGCTGGCGTTTGAGGCTCTAGCCGATCGTGACCGGCTGATCTACAACATTGGCAATGGACAGGGGTTTTCCATCCGCGAGGTGATTGAATCGGCGCGGCGCGTGACTGGCCATCCGATCCCGGTTGAAGAAGCGGAACGCCGGCCAGGCGATCCGGCTGTTCTGATTGCGAGCGCGGAGAAGATCGAGCGCGAACTCGGCTGGCGGCGTGCGTTCGACAAACTGGAAGACATTGTCGCCAGCGCCTGGAAGTGGCATCCGCAACGCTATACGATGCTGGGCGCATCGCAGTAGCCAGCCGATTTTTCCTGAGGCGTAACAGAAGTCGGGTTACAATCCAGAAAATTCCCCCCACTGTACGAGACAGGTCGCTCAAGCGATCTTCAATTTGCAGTACTTGCAGTTTTCTATCAGAGAACAGGGTTACTGTGCATGCCGAAGAGTTTTCTGCTCGTTGTGTTGGGTCTTGGTCTGCCTATTCCTCTTCATGGTCAGGTTGTGGGATCTGCCGAGGAACCCGCGGGTCTATGGTATGCGGGCGCTGAGTATTCGCGATTGAATCCGGACTACTGGGCGTATCCAACCGTATACATGAATGGCTTGAGTGTGTACGGCGGATACAGACTCGACATCAGGCCGCACACCGGGTTTGGCGTGGAGGGAACATGGCGCACTCTGCTCGACAGAGATCAAGGCACGCGGGAACAAGACAGCTTCAGTGCGAGCGGCAGATACATCTTCCGTGCGAGTCGATTCGCGCCTTTTGGGAAAGTCGGTGGCGGATTCGGTCACTTTCGGTCGGGGAATAGAGAGCAGCCAAATCCGAATTCGGGCCAGAACGGAGTGCATTTTGTGGGAGCGTTTGGGGCCGGGATCGATGTTCGCGTGACAAGATACGTTTATGTTCGGCCACTCGAATGGGAGCAG
This genomic window contains:
- the galE gene encoding UDP-glucose 4-epimerase GalE — encoded protein: MNLLVTGGAGYVGGTVAELLLRKGHEVAVYDNLCHGHRSMVPKQAEFIEGDIADRSKLDQLFSSRTFDGVMHFAALIEAGESMRRPELYFRSNSAGTLTLLESMLANGVRRLVFSSTAAVYGEPESTPIREDAPLRPTNAYGESKLLVEQMLTWINRIHGFRYASLRYFNVAGAIEGRGEAHEPESHLIPLILDVALGKRKNIKVFGRDYPTPDGTCIRDYIHVQDLAEAHLLAFEALADRDRLIYNIGNGQGFSIREVIESARRVTGHPIPVEEAERRPGDPAVLIASAEKIERELGWRRAFDKLEDIVASAWKWHPQRYTMLGASQ
- a CDS encoding outer membrane protein, coding for MPKSFLLVVLGLGLPIPLHGQVVGSAEEPAGLWYAGAEYSRLNPDYWAYPTVYMNGLSVYGGYRLDIRPHTGFGVEGTWRTLLDRDQGTREQDSFSASGRYIFRASRFAPFGKVGGGFGHFRSGNREQPNPNSGQNGVHFVGAFGAGIDVRVTRYVYVRPLEWEQQVWSFSPNLLAPHSFSFGAAYRFR